Proteins from a genomic interval of Candidatus Aquicultor sp.:
- a CDS encoding site-specific integrase produces MARGSIRKRGDNYYVIYRIPVETEEGIEYKQRWKRIGPKKRDAERYLEEVLPQVTNGTYQDLPDITLKEFAVTFLEAHATRVRANTLRKYKTHLNHKILPFFTGKILKSIKPLDVEKFLTSLMNEGMSPNNAKKYLMTLKMVLKRACELGYLVKSPAEYIKPPRTTKVEMQYLSPAEMQSLIANTKAKYRALVMLACYTGLRQAEAFYLQWGDIDFANGYIHVRPNKLREVKSAAAVRKVPMIPELAEALEQHRLRQAVMVNENPHDLVFCGTKGNAWNPWNIEVRVFRPALALAGLKRVRWHDLRHSYATALLSSGESLRYVSRLLGHADASITLRVYSHVLPETEADAHERHRMIFAALDVCSPVLQ; encoded by the coding sequence ATGGCTAGGGGCAGCATTCGAAAGCGCGGCGATAACTACTATGTTATCTACCGAATACCGGTGGAAACCGAAGAAGGCATAGAATACAAGCAACGGTGGAAGCGGATCGGCCCTAAGAAGCGTGACGCTGAGCGCTATCTGGAAGAGGTTCTGCCTCAGGTCACTAACGGCACCTACCAGGATCTGCCCGACATTACGCTGAAAGAGTTTGCCGTGACCTTCCTCGAGGCACACGCCACCAGAGTACGCGCAAACACCCTGCGCAAGTACAAAACCCACTTAAACCATAAGATACTGCCCTTCTTTACAGGAAAAATACTTAAGAGCATCAAACCTCTTGATGTAGAGAAATTTCTTACGAGCCTCATGAACGAGGGTATGAGCCCTAACAATGCCAAGAAGTACTTGATGACCCTCAAGATGGTTCTCAAGCGTGCATGTGAACTCGGCTATCTCGTTAAATCACCCGCAGAGTATATCAAACCACCACGCACTACGAAGGTCGAAATGCAGTACCTCTCGCCTGCTGAGATGCAATCACTTATCGCTAATACTAAGGCTAAATATCGGGCACTTGTGATGCTCGCTTGCTATACTGGTTTGCGCCAAGCCGAAGCCTTCTACCTGCAGTGGGGTGATATAGATTTTGCCAATGGCTACATCCACGTGCGGCCCAATAAGCTGCGTGAGGTCAAATCGGCCGCTGCAGTGCGCAAGGTACCGATGATCCCAGAGCTTGCCGAAGCGTTAGAGCAACACCGACTGCGCCAAGCAGTGATGGTGAACGAAAACCCGCACGATCTCGTCTTCTGCGGCACAAAAGGTAATGCCTGGAACCCCTGGAATATCGAAGTCCGTGTATTCCGGCCGGCGTTGGCACTCGCAGGGCTCAAGCGCGTTCGCTGGCACGATTTGAGGCATTCCTATGCAACTGCACTCCTCTCAAGTGGTGAGTCTTTACGCTACGTCTCACGCCTTCTAGGCCACGCTGATGCGTCGATTACTCTTCGGGTCTACTCACATGTGCTGCCCGAGACCGAGGCTGATGCACACGAGCGACACCGCATGATCTTTGCTGCCCTGGATGTCTGTAGCCCGGTTCTACAATAA
- a CDS encoding helix-turn-helix transcriptional regulator, translating to MITQLKLQLVLKDIKQADIARAAGVHRAYINRVVLGRQKPSERVIKAFKEVAGIEVGGK from the coding sequence ATGATAACCCAACTAAAGTTGCAGCTCGTCTTAAAAGATATCAAACAGGCAGATATAGCCAGGGCTGCAGGTGTGCATCGGGCTTATATTAACCGTGTCGTTCTTGGTCGACAGAAGCCAAGCGAGAGAGTAATTAAAGCATTTAAAGAGGTTGCGGGCATCGAAGTAGGAGGTAAATAG
- a CDS encoding helix-turn-helix domain-containing protein has translation MLSRDSRLVTVKDAAQILSMNEQVLYRMAADGRLPTYRIGKAVRFDLDELSALLRNEGSEESCNVRTIG, from the coding sequence ATGCTTAGTAGAGACAGTAGATTAGTCACCGTAAAGGATGCGGCACAGATCCTCTCAATGAATGAACAAGTGCTTTATCGAATGGCAGCAGATGGCAGATTACCAACATATCGCATCGGTAAGGCCGTCCGCTTCGATCTGGATGAGTTATCGGCTTTACTACGGAACGAAGGGAGCGAGGAATCATGCAACGTGAGAACGATTGGCTAG
- a CDS encoding AAA family ATPase: MKPIDKVLAAVPGQKKKNGKGYMCHCPAHNDRNPSLEVKQNQDGKVSIKCHAGCDFNDVLSRIGLTAADLYPDIRVHVGPEIIAEYDYKDAQGKLRYQIVRKVPKSFLLRRPDSNGGWLWNKDGIELIPYNLSAVVQAIEQNKFVCIVEGEKDADTLSRLGITATCNPFGAGKWPESFAQYFHGAHIAIIPDQDEPGRLHGLDVARKLSGATKSIRIVDVPTGKDVTDYINAGGTDASLKAIVKHTVELDINKVSPVPSLYSNRDSGTLSIRRLRDIDEPAPMEFIVEDFVPENYPTMFYGDGGQGKSYLILCLGSCVAEGKEFLDKSTKKGNVLYVDFELDEAEQARRAFKVARGLGLERPPEGLFYFSPVSQDKAVKDIGAIIDELVVLIAEHDIKLTIIDSFGAAVAGDPESARDVTGLFRNLRRLGTTIILDHQSKASADKYKDKTAFGSVYKQNMSRNIWQLQRMLDTVTADNEMKLALHHKKSNFGPLRETICLKATFGHAYSIERVDPDIDFSDALSTKDQVFMAFAELGSATAKQVADEYLVPLKTVKNKITALKQEGKLRPTGAKDGQADVYEPTVPVSPIYKDKDAGEQLTTDPVITEEGRCEYDF; this comes from the coding sequence ATGAAACCGATCGATAAAGTACTAGCTGCGGTACCAGGCCAGAAGAAGAAAAACGGCAAAGGCTATATGTGCCACTGCCCAGCCCATAATGATCGTAACCCAAGTCTTGAGGTTAAGCAAAATCAAGACGGTAAAGTTTCTATCAAATGCCATGCGGGTTGTGATTTTAACGACGTGCTATCAAGGATAGGGCTTACAGCAGCAGACTTATACCCAGATATCCGGGTGCATGTAGGGCCGGAGATCATTGCAGAATATGACTATAAGGATGCACAGGGCAAGCTAAGATACCAGATCGTTCGTAAGGTTCCGAAATCGTTTCTTTTACGTCGGCCAGACAGTAACGGCGGATGGCTCTGGAATAAAGACGGGATCGAGCTAATTCCGTACAACCTGAGTGCAGTTGTTCAGGCAATCGAGCAAAACAAGTTCGTTTGCATTGTTGAGGGTGAGAAGGATGCTGACACCCTATCAAGACTTGGGATTACCGCAACATGCAATCCATTCGGCGCTGGCAAATGGCCCGAAAGCTTTGCGCAGTACTTTCATGGTGCACATATAGCCATAATTCCCGATCAAGACGAACCTGGTAGGTTGCATGGCCTCGATGTAGCTCGCAAACTTAGTGGTGCAACCAAGAGCATCAGAATCGTAGATGTACCAACAGGTAAGGACGTTACCGATTACATTAACGCCGGCGGCACTGATGCAAGCCTAAAGGCCATCGTGAAACATACGGTCGAATTGGATATCAATAAGGTGTCCCCAGTCCCATCCCTATATAGTAATAGGGACTCAGGGACACTTAGTATTCGGCGTCTAAGGGATATCGATGAGCCAGCTCCAATGGAATTCATCGTGGAAGATTTCGTTCCTGAGAACTACCCCACAATGTTTTACGGTGATGGTGGCCAGGGCAAGAGCTACCTTATTCTTTGTCTTGGCAGTTGCGTTGCTGAAGGCAAGGAATTCTTAGATAAGTCAACTAAGAAAGGTAACGTGCTCTACGTGGATTTTGAGCTTGATGAGGCTGAGCAGGCTCGGCGTGCCTTCAAAGTTGCTCGCGGTCTAGGCCTTGAGAGGCCACCGGAAGGGCTCTTCTACTTCTCACCGGTAAGCCAGGATAAAGCAGTCAAGGATATAGGCGCTATTATCGACGAATTGGTTGTGTTAATTGCTGAGCACGACATTAAGCTTACAATCATCGATTCGTTTGGCGCCGCAGTTGCTGGCGATCCAGAGAGTGCAAGAGATGTAACTGGACTCTTCCGTAACCTTAGGCGACTTGGAACGACAATTATTCTCGATCACCAGAGCAAGGCAAGTGCCGATAAGTACAAAGATAAAACAGCATTTGGCAGCGTCTACAAGCAAAACATGAGCCGTAATATCTGGCAACTGCAGCGCATGCTCGATACGGTGACCGCGGACAACGAGATGAAGCTTGCACTCCATCACAAGAAGAGCAACTTTGGGCCTCTTAGAGAGACAATCTGCCTGAAAGCCACGTTCGGGCATGCTTATAGTATTGAACGCGTTGACCCTGACATCGATTTCTCCGATGCACTCTCAACTAAGGACCAAGTATTTATGGCGTTTGCCGAGCTTGGAAGTGCAACCGCAAAGCAGGTAGCTGATGAGTATCTCGTTCCATTAAAGACCGTTAAGAATAAAATCACTGCGCTCAAGCAAGAAGGTAAGCTCAGGCCAACGGGGGCCAAGGATGGGCAAGCTGATGTGTACGAGCCCACCGTCCCAGTGTCCCCCATATATAAGGATAAGGACGCCGGGGAACAACTGACCACTGATCCGGTGATAACCGAGGAGGGCCGCTGTGAATACGATTTCTAA
- a CDS encoding terminase small subunit codes for MAKIGRPRKFENHEQFATAVQHYFDSIRITRPAFEKYIDGIDANGKPICKEQPVITNAGTQFMSVTWLQHPSIEGMCCHLGISRETLRRYSKDEEFRDTYTRARQIIEEYIETKLLYDSKTVRAAMFVLKCCFGWREVKRQERIEPNRPASVSLLTNKEREAEIKRLKNELGYIHSQP; via the coding sequence ATGGCCAAAATAGGCAGGCCGCGTAAGTTCGAAAATCACGAGCAGTTTGCAACCGCTGTTCAGCACTATTTTGATAGCATTAGAATCACACGGCCGGCTTTTGAAAAATATATCGATGGCATAGACGCTAACGGAAAGCCCATCTGTAAAGAACAGCCGGTAATAACCAATGCCGGCACGCAGTTTATGAGTGTGACATGGCTACAGCATCCTAGCATAGAAGGCATGTGCTGCCACCTCGGAATCTCACGAGAGACTTTACGGCGTTACAGCAAAGACGAAGAGTTTCGTGACACTTATACGCGCGCGAGGCAGATCATTGAGGAGTACATAGAAACAAAGCTACTCTATGATAGCAAAACAGTAAGGGCTGCAATGTTTGTCTTGAAGTGTTGCTTCGGTTGGCGAGAAGTAAAGAGGCAAGAACGTATTGAGCCGAACAGGCCCGCTAGCGTGTCCTTACTTACTAACAAAGAGCGTGAGGCTGAAATCAAAAGGCTTAAAAATGAGCTCGGATATATCCACAGTCAACCTTAA
- a CDS encoding STAS domain-containing protein — MSQFSFTVEVEDDHKLVIRPIGALDFHTVGILKQAIYPLAVNEDIMDIVFDYVDVDYSDSSAFGLLLKLSRTVDGEVTVINARPSLKRLFQMAGFDTLFFKEEHHDHGHTA, encoded by the coding sequence ATGAGCCAATTTTCTTTCACAGTTGAAGTAGAGGATGACCACAAGCTTGTTATCAGGCCGATCGGCGCGTTGGATTTCCATACGGTAGGGATTTTAAAGCAAGCGATCTATCCCCTGGCAGTCAATGAGGACATCATGGACATCGTCTTCGATTACGTTGACGTTGATTACTCCGATAGCTCGGCGTTCGGCTTACTACTCAAACTGAGCCGGACGGTTGACGGGGAAGTAACGGTTATAAATGCCCGCCCATCTCTGAAGCGCCTCTTTCAAATGGCGGGGTTTGACACGCTCTTCTTTAAAGAAGAGCACCACGACCACGGCCATACCGCATAA
- a CDS encoding CvpA family protein, protein MLGFNIIDVFIVSFMVAWALYGYRRGFVITSTDLFSFLGSIYLAAKAYPQLSLYINHTVGTSRGFASLVSFLALFVIFHLVLGLIVIRVYPALYRFVRQRRLIGADRMLGVMPALIGGFVWLSLLLGLLSWFPLSGPIKLSIDQSRIGAPIVEQVAIAEPVIEQIAGQAINDTIAFFAPEHGSGRNRARPNIPAEANDASDPLAEATMLRLINNERGNRGLLPLAPDMRLREVARTHSLDMVKNNYFNHFSPTTGSPSERLERAGVYYLAFGENIAYSQDIMLAHYSLMRSQGHRENILSPAFGKVGIGVINVEPYGYMITQDFIN, encoded by the coding sequence GTGCTGGGCTTTAATATTATCGATGTATTCATTGTTAGCTTCATGGTAGCATGGGCGCTCTACGGCTATAGAAGAGGATTCGTTATTACGTCCACCGATCTGTTCTCGTTTCTGGGATCTATATATCTTGCAGCAAAAGCGTATCCGCAGCTTAGCTTATATATTAATCATACGGTTGGAACTTCAAGAGGGTTCGCGAGCCTGGTTTCGTTTCTGGCTTTGTTCGTCATCTTTCACCTCGTACTCGGCCTAATTGTCATTCGGGTATATCCCGCGCTGTATCGCTTCGTGCGGCAGCGACGCTTAATCGGCGCCGATCGGATGCTTGGCGTTATGCCGGCATTGATTGGCGGTTTTGTTTGGCTCTCGCTGCTGCTTGGGTTGCTCAGCTGGTTTCCGCTAAGCGGCCCTATAAAGCTTAGTATTGACCAATCCCGTATCGGCGCCCCTATTGTCGAGCAGGTGGCAATAGCCGAGCCGGTTATAGAGCAGATCGCGGGACAAGCAATTAACGACACGATCGCGTTTTTTGCGCCTGAGCATGGCAGCGGTCGCAATAGGGCGCGGCCGAACATTCCTGCGGAAGCTAACGATGCATCCGATCCGCTCGCTGAAGCCACAATGCTGAGACTCATCAACAACGAGCGGGGAAACCGGGGGCTCTTGCCGCTGGCGCCCGATATGCGGTTGCGCGAGGTTGCGCGGACTCACAGCTTGGATATGGTTAAGAACAACTACTTTAACCATTTCTCGCCGACGACCGGCTCACCAAGCGAGCGCCTGGAGAGAGCGGGGGTCTACTACCTGGCTTTCGGCGAGAACATCGCGTATTCGCAGGATATCATGCTTGCTCACTACAGTCTCATGAGAAGCCAGGGTCACCGGGAAAACATCTTAAGCCCGGCTTTTGGAAAAGTTGGGATAGGCGTCATTAACGTAGAGCCATACGGCTACATGATTACACAGGACTTTATTAATTAG
- a CDS encoding YggT family protein encodes MERIDNQPSVGTPVPISNPALDPSTPQAQATAPAYTQPLETRSNKAFLVVDYIFWILVAVTLLRFAFKLIGANSHNAFVTLIFNFTDPVVNIFKGIVGDVTSGTMVIEFSSLISIVILWLIYKAALRLIVITK; translated from the coding sequence ATGGAAAGAATAGATAACCAGCCAAGTGTCGGGACCCCGGTGCCTATCAGCAATCCGGCCCTTGACCCAAGCACACCACAAGCCCAAGCAACCGCCCCTGCATACACGCAGCCTCTTGAAACACGAAGCAATAAAGCATTTCTTGTCGTCGACTATATCTTCTGGATTCTTGTAGCAGTAACGCTTTTACGGTTTGCATTTAAGCTGATCGGCGCGAATTCGCATAACGCTTTTGTAACGCTGATTTTTAATTTTACTGATCCGGTGGTTAACATATTCAAGGGTATTGTCGGGGATGTAACCTCGGGCACGATGGTAATCGAGTTTTCCTCGCTTATCTCCATCGTTATATTGTGGCTGATTTATAAGGCGGCCCTTCGCCTCATCGTCATCACAAAATAG
- a CDS encoding DUF72 domain-containing protein, translating into MTGPSTRPEYSRDELNEWVPKIIRLVDATDRIYLMFNNCMNTYPVQNARDIADTLGALQENHRVELISQPQLEF; encoded by the coding sequence TTGACGGGACCTTCTACCCGGCCGGAATACAGCCGAGATGAACTCAATGAATGGGTGCCAAAAATAATACGCCTGGTAGATGCGACCGATCGCATTTACCTTATGTTTAATAACTGCATGAATACGTACCCGGTACAAAACGCGCGTGACATTGCAGATACGTTAGGCGCCCTGCAAGAAAATCACCGCGTTGAGCTTATCAGCCAACCGCAACTTGAGTTTTAA
- a CDS encoding ribonuclease H-like domain-containing protein: MRAYLDIETSFSNKLTVIGLYIADTGELIQMVGGAIAPDELMHHLRHVERIYTYNGNRFDLPVIHQHLGVNLRKSHESRDLMYDCWHNNLKGGLKAVEKALGISRDIFGKGEDDPRILWRRYRRHRDTDALERLLWYNREDTLNLVLLEERLNNSHSSTPATEVPVISYKRLIL; this comes from the coding sequence ATGAGAGCTTACCTTGATATAGAAACCTCGTTCTCGAACAAATTAACGGTCATAGGCCTCTACATTGCCGATACCGGGGAGCTTATACAGATGGTAGGCGGCGCCATTGCGCCCGATGAGCTGATGCATCACCTGCGGCACGTCGAGCGAATCTACACCTACAACGGCAATCGCTTTGATTTGCCCGTCATCCACCAGCATTTGGGTGTTAACTTGCGCAAATCCCACGAATCGCGCGATCTCATGTACGATTGCTGGCACAACAATCTCAAAGGCGGCCTCAAAGCCGTTGAAAAAGCGCTCGGTATCTCACGCGATATTTTCGGCAAAGGGGAAGACGACCCGCGTATTCTATGGCGAAGGTATCGTAGGCACCGCGACACCGATGCGCTAGAGCGCCTGCTCTGGTATAATCGCGAAGACACGCTCAACCTAGTTCTTCTGGAAGAACGCCTTAATAACAGTCATTCAAGTACACCTGCAACCGAAGTTCCCGTGATATCGTATAAGCGGCTAATCCTCTAA
- a CDS encoding PQQ-binding-like beta-propeller repeat protein encodes MFLANQDSKLVRWTTLIPILLITLALTMPAIAMAKGEATATAETKAAKTKTKAPAAKAAKSETEAATTKAAKDAKTKSAKDAKPKPKPKPIHDTWLVYQHDPQHTGRTAFMGPENPDVSWFVPFGQTGKPTTPLAVGEDKNVYVGVNVTPAQNSSTTTSSQAQTGMGHSGVFAFSSEGNKVIWVSKVNGKVTGPIAIGKDGTVYAVIGTVLVALNKADGSAKWQVNLNGESSGGVMLGKDGTVYAGTLKGMTLYAVGSDGKPKWRFAAGGQISSSPAIANDGTVYFTAKDLNLYAVDPSGKLKWKFAIPEKGNVVPTSPIVGNEKNIIFAMNRDGGYMTIADNGHVQNEYVYAIAPDGKQKWRYLTQSKKLCMPAVESNGMVVVAGTTINYTDDRSLTMGDGFVYGVGKDDKASWKAVIDDDDFQGAPIIDGSDDIYISSTDGHLTCISGTGVLRWRIKTGGLTSVGPKGAIYIAANSSVAAIMDRDTSKDAKQSQKIEKEGSGGSSMSILIYAIPVIVAIAIIVFLRTKVAIKPEGDDSTES; translated from the coding sequence ATGTTCTTAGCTAATCAAGACTCGAAGCTAGTCAGATGGACGACACTCATTCCTATCCTTCTTATAACCCTGGCTCTTACAATGCCTGCAATAGCGATGGCAAAGGGAGAAGCCACAGCCACAGCAGAAACCAAAGCAGCGAAAACAAAGACGAAGGCGCCCGCAGCCAAGGCAGCAAAATCCGAGACGGAGGCTGCCACAACTAAGGCTGCTAAGGATGCAAAAACAAAGAGTGCCAAAGATGCAAAACCTAAACCTAAACCTAAACCGATTCATGATACATGGCTTGTCTACCAGCACGATCCACAGCATACAGGTCGCACTGCATTTATGGGGCCTGAGAACCCGGATGTTTCATGGTTTGTTCCATTCGGACAAACTGGAAAACCGACCACACCGCTTGCGGTAGGAGAAGATAAGAACGTATACGTTGGCGTTAATGTAACCCCTGCGCAGAACTCATCTACAACGACCTCGTCGCAAGCACAAACCGGCATGGGCCATTCTGGCGTCTTCGCGTTTAGTAGCGAAGGCAACAAGGTTATCTGGGTATCTAAGGTAAATGGCAAGGTCACAGGGCCTATTGCTATAGGTAAAGACGGCACCGTCTATGCGGTCATCGGCACCGTCCTTGTCGCATTGAACAAAGCCGATGGCTCGGCAAAATGGCAGGTTAACCTAAATGGAGAATCATCGGGCGGAGTCATGCTCGGTAAAGACGGCACCGTCTATGCGGGAACGCTTAAAGGCATGACGCTGTATGCGGTTGGTAGCGATGGTAAACCGAAGTGGCGATTTGCTGCGGGAGGCCAAATTAGCAGCTCGCCGGCAATCGCAAACGATGGGACGGTTTACTTTACCGCTAAAGATTTGAATCTATATGCGGTTGATCCTAGCGGTAAGCTGAAGTGGAAATTTGCGATACCGGAAAAGGGCAACGTTGTACCTACATCACCGATTGTCGGGAACGAGAAAAACATAATCTTTGCCATGAATCGCGACGGCGGCTACATGACCATAGCTGACAACGGGCATGTTCAGAACGAATATGTGTATGCTATTGCGCCGGACGGCAAACAAAAATGGCGTTATCTAACCCAGTCAAAGAAACTATGCATGCCTGCGGTTGAATCCAATGGCATGGTTGTCGTAGCCGGAACTACTATAAATTATACCGATGACCGGAGCCTGACGATGGGCGACGGATTTGTGTACGGCGTTGGCAAAGATGATAAAGCTAGTTGGAAAGCCGTTATCGATGATGACGACTTTCAGGGCGCACCTATTATAGACGGTTCCGATGATATCTATATAAGCTCAACTGACGGCCATCTTACTTGCATATCTGGAACAGGCGTTTTGAGGTGGCGCATCAAAACCGGCGGCTTGACATCGGTGGGCCCCAAAGGCGCCATTTATATTGCCGCGAATTCGTCGGTTGCTGCAATCATGGACCGGGATACCAGCAAAGACGCAAAGCAGAGCCAGAAAATTGAAAAAGAAGGATCCGGCGGTAGCTCGATGTCAATTCTGATTTATGCCATTCCGGTTATTGTAGCAATAGCGATAATCGTTTTTCTAAGAACAAAAGTCGCTATTAAGCCGGAAGGCGATGATAGCACCGAAAGCTAA
- a CDS encoding sugar kinase: MPEFDIVSIGECMVELYSNRPLFDAETFSKSCGGDTLNVLVAAARLGSVTGFITRVGEDQFAPFLLQEWLNERIDLSLVKVIPERKNGVYFISEFEGGGFNYAEYREDSAASTLSVDDLATEYLVAGRYMHVSGVGQAISESCGGAVFEACRLVKANKSGQVSYDPQLRSGIWSAEAARQGFEELLPYIDVLFLKHPLESTALTGISDPEMLIRALWQQGIRVVVLKLGKQGCIVGERHSRDIAEVRPLKAGKVYDTFGSGDTFCGAFLHGLARGYDVHKAAWLGNIAAGLKTPGLGAISSLPEHNDVYQVFEAA; the protein is encoded by the coding sequence ATGCCTGAGTTTGATATCGTATCAATTGGCGAATGCATGGTTGAGCTCTATAGCAACCGGCCGCTTTTTGATGCGGAAACGTTTAGCAAATCCTGTGGCGGCGATACACTAAATGTATTGGTAGCGGCGGCTCGGCTCGGCTCCGTCACGGGGTTCATAACTCGAGTAGGTGAAGATCAATTCGCGCCGTTTCTGCTGCAAGAATGGCTCAACGAGCGTATTGATCTATCACTGGTAAAAGTAATTCCTGAGCGAAAAAACGGCGTCTACTTTATTTCCGAGTTTGAGGGTGGTGGGTTCAATTATGCTGAATATCGGGAGGATAGCGCCGCGTCGACGCTCTCTGTTGATGATCTCGCCACTGAGTATTTAGTTGCAGGTCGTTACATGCATGTTTCCGGTGTCGGCCAGGCGATATCGGAAAGCTGCGGTGGAGCTGTTTTCGAGGCTTGCCGGCTTGTTAAGGCAAATAAATCGGGACAAGTATCATACGACCCTCAGTTGCGGTCGGGCATATGGTCGGCCGAGGCGGCTCGACAAGGGTTTGAAGAGTTACTACCGTATATAGATGTTCTGTTTTTGAAACACCCGCTTGAATCGACCGCCCTTACCGGCATCTCAGATCCGGAGATGCTCATCCGGGCATTATGGCAGCAGGGCATCCGTGTTGTCGTTCTTAAACTAGGAAAGCAGGGATGTATCGTCGGGGAACGCCATTCGCGGGATATCGCTGAGGTTAGACCGCTTAAAGCAGGTAAGGTCTACGATACATTTGGTTCGGGTGATACGTTTTGCGGAGCGTTCTTACACGGTCTAGCTAGGGGCTATGATGTGCATAAAGCCGCGTGGCTCGGCAATATAGCCGCCGGTCTTAAGACCCCGGGCTTGGGAGCAATTTCGTCTTTGCCCGAGCACAATGATGTTTACCAGGTGTTTGAGGCCGCTTAG
- a CDS encoding LemA family protein, protein MKKGLIAIGAIVVILVVIAGIFTSYYNSFVSKSKAVDNQWAQVETQYQRRFDLIPNLVSATKGTLKQEQKVFGQIAEARTRYSGAQTPADKVKAANDVESALSRLLVIVENYPQLKSNETVQQLMAQIEGTENRISVERRRYNDVATEYNTSVARFPGVMFAGIFGFSEKQLFESAAGAENAPKVDLGN, encoded by the coding sequence ATGAAAAAAGGCCTTATCGCTATTGGCGCGATAGTAGTCATACTAGTTGTTATCGCGGGGATTTTCACCAGCTATTATAATTCTTTTGTAAGCAAGAGTAAGGCTGTTGACAACCAATGGGCGCAGGTAGAAACGCAGTACCAGCGCCGTTTTGACCTTATACCGAATCTTGTTTCAGCGACCAAAGGCACGTTGAAGCAAGAGCAAAAGGTTTTCGGCCAGATTGCCGAAGCGCGTACACGCTACTCAGGGGCACAGACGCCGGCTGATAAAGTAAAAGCGGCTAACGATGTCGAAAGCGCTCTCAGTAGGCTTCTCGTGATCGTCGAAAACTATCCACAGCTCAAATCAAATGAAACCGTCCAGCAGCTTATGGCGCAAATTGAAGGGACGGAAAACCGCATTTCAGTCGAGCGTCGGCGCTATAACGATGTCGCGACCGAATACAACACCAGCGTTGCGCGTTTTCCTGGCGTCATGTTCGCGGGTATCTTCGGATTTTCCGAAAAGCAGCTCTTTGAGAGCGCGGCCGGGGCTGAGAATGCACCAAAAGTTGATTTAGGGAATTAA
- a CDS encoding TPM domain-containing protein — protein sequence MKHYVRALLCALLITVLLATMFGVAYAALKLPQPEGHVNDFAGMLSQQTNDTLEKNLRDYTQKSGNEIAVVTVRDLQGTTVEDFAVRLFEKWQIGKKDKDNGVLLLIAEKEHKVRIEVGYGLEPNLTDGRSFAIIRNTITPAFKAGDYDGGVTASVDAIIKTISGDYTPATSPISGINPGHNFSVRDLTWLIYPALFLGLGLFQWLVSVLGRTKSWWLGGALGAIVGLIVMLFSVIVGVILLSMLVPLGLLLDYVVSRAYNDHDKKKHNEHKDASMIPWWAGGGWGPGGFGGGGDSGGFGGFGGGGSGGGGASGDW from the coding sequence ATGAAGCACTATGTTCGCGCTTTATTATGCGCATTACTGATTACTGTTTTACTGGCTACTATGTTTGGGGTTGCCTATGCCGCCCTAAAACTGCCGCAGCCGGAGGGGCATGTTAACGATTTCGCTGGCATGCTCTCGCAACAGACAAACGATACGCTTGAAAAGAACCTGCGCGACTATACGCAGAAATCAGGTAATGAGATAGCGGTGGTTACCGTTCGCGATTTACAGGGGACCACGGTTGAGGATTTCGCGGTTCGTCTATTTGAGAAATGGCAGATCGGTAAGAAAGATAAAGATAACGGCGTGTTGCTCCTCATTGCGGAGAAGGAGCACAAAGTGAGAATTGAGGTCGGCTATGGCCTTGAACCGAATCTTACCGATGGCCGGTCATTCGCAATAATTCGCAACACTATCACACCCGCTTTTAAAGCAGGGGATTATGACGGCGGCGTTACGGCAAGTGTTGACGCGATTATTAAAACGATTTCCGGCGACTACACACCGGCAACAAGCCCAATCTCGGGTATCAACCCGGGGCACAACTTTAGCGTGCGGGATTTAACCTGGCTCATCTACCCGGCCTTGTTTTTAGGTCTGGGATTGTTCCAGTGGCTTGTTTCAGTTCTTGGGCGTACAAAGAGTTGGTGGCTTGGTGGCGCACTTGGTGCAATCGTCGGTCTCATTGTCATGTTGTTTTCGGTAATCGTCGGCGTTATCCTGCTCTCGATGCTTGTTCCGCTCGGCCTACTCTTAGATTATGTGGTGTCCCGTGCCTACAACGATCATGACAAGAAAAAGCACAACGAACACAAAGACGCCTCGATGATCCCATGGTGGGCCGGAGGAGGCTGGGGTCCCGGAGGCTTCGGTGGCGGCGGTGACAGCGGCGGTTTCGGAGGATTTGGCGGCGGAGGGTCCGGTGGCGGCGGCGCCAGCGGAGATTGGTAA